The segment GCAGCACCCGCAGGTAAGAGCGGGGcggggggttgggggggctgCATCGTACAGTGTCGTTGTACACCAGGATCCCCCCCACCCTCAGAATATCTCTGCATGAACCTGTAGCCCCAATCCAGAGCAGGGATCCCCCAAGGGACCCCCAGACCATCCCCAGGGATTTTGGGGGAACTCTGGGAAGAGACCACGGTGAAGGGGGTGCACACatcaccccccacccccccaacaCACCATTGGAGGGGGAGAAGCAAAGACCCTCCCCTGCTCTGAATGACACTGAGTTTTCCCTGGAGTGGATTGTGGGATGTTTTGGGATGGAGTAGCAGGGTGACAGGCATGTCCCCACCATGAGAAAAAAGCAGTAGGGAGGGGACAgcattttggggggggggagggggacaaTATTTGGGGGAGGGGCGCTGATTTGCCATGCTGCTGACCCCCTGCTTTGCTGGGGGGATGCTTTTCACCCCAGTGCTTGGTGGTGGCTGTAAACTTGTTTTTCCAGGGCTAAGGGGCCACCTGCAGATCCCACGGTGGTTGGGGACCAGGCTGCCCCCTCGCATCCAGGTGTTTGCAGCTGGCACTCAGGATCTGGGTGATGAAATCTAAGTGCTTTTTGCCAACCTTGAGGCCAAATGGGGCAGGACTGTATGGGGTAGGTGCCAATTCGAGGCAGGTCCCAGGGTTGTGGGGGGCCTTGTGTAGTGGGGAGGGGACCTTGCTGCCTCTCCTACCCTCACCCTGCTCTTGTTCCCCATTGTGTCTCCCAGAGCCTCTGTGGCCCCGGGGCATTAGGGCTGGATATGGGCAGGCGACATTTGCAGTGAAACCTAATGGGATAAACCAATTCCCTTAACACACTTATCCAGCTGATCCAATAAAGGTGGCTGGGAATAAAATGTGTGCGTGGTCTTAATGCATGCCCACCCCCTGCCCTACCCCACCCACCATCCCCGGTCCTGGCAGTACTCTTGGTCTGTCTGTCGCAGCCCGGTTCCAGACGCTGCTCAGCACAGACAGGGACAGAGGTGGCCTCGGGGCTGTGACTTGGTGGCCCTCACTGACGGAGACTGGAGAagtggctgtgctggtggaggTGGCTCTGATCCCTGCAGATAACCCGGCACAAAGTGGCTGCAGGTGAGTCTCAGGGGCTGTGTGTGTGGTCATCGTGGTGTCCTCCCCCCCAAACCCAGTCCCCAAGGGCCATTGCTTTGGTCACTCAGTGAAGTGGGGACCCTGAGGAGCATCACTTatccctgtgctgctttcatCTAATAGAGGGGTTCAGTGGGGTGGGGATGTGGTAGGTGGGGTGGGCATGGAGGGAtgagatggggaggggggaggatggggatggaaatggagggatggggatggggattgGGAGGGAGTGAGAAGGGTGAGGATGGGGTGGGAGTGCGGATGTAGCTGAAGGGCTGGGGCAGGAGAAATGGGGAGGAACAGATGTGATGTgagggctggaggcagcagcagccatgaaAGGACAGAAGGGCTGGGGTTGGGGCCAAGTGGAGGGAATgggggaatcacagaatggctggggttgaaaaggcccacaatgctcatccagttccaaccccctgctatgtgcagggtcaccaaccagcagcccaggctgcccagagccacatccagcctggccttgaatgcctgcagggatggggcatccacagccttcttgggcaacctgttccagtgcgtcaccaccctctgggtgaaaaacttcctcctcatatctacAGAACAGGGATAGAAGTGTTGGGAGGTGACAGGAGAGCAGAGACGGGAGGACAAGGATAAGAACTGAGGGACAGGACCCTGCGATCAGGAGTACAGCAAGGTCAGGAGCTCAGGATCAGAAGCACTTGGACAGGAGCTCAGAACCAGGATCACAGCAGGACCAGGAGCTTAGAGGGTGGGAGCAGAGCGAGGACGGaggccagcagggctgggcGTGCCATGGCTGCTGGGTGCCACCCTATGCAGGTGACGCAGCGGCAGCAGGAAGCATCCAGGTCTCGTGGCAGGTGAGGGCGGTCCGGGCTCCACCGCCCCAGGGGGGGGCCCTGTCAGGGCCTGGCTGCCCTCTTTGTGTCCCCGCAGGCCACCATGGATGGGTCCCCATCACCTGCCAGCCCTGCCGGGCTCTCAGCCTACGTGGCAGTGTCGCAGCTGCTGGGTCTGACGATGCTGGCAGCCACGGGAGCCTGGCTGGGCCGGTACCGGGGCGGCGTGGCTTGGCAGAGCCCGCTGCAATTCAACACCCACCCGCTGTGCATGGTGCTGGGCATGGTGTTCCTGCAGGGGGATGGTGAGTGATGGGGGGAAGGTCAACCAGGATGGCTAATAGAGTGGGTGGGAAGAGCTAGAGAAATTGGGGGGGGTGTTGGGGtgagggggggagagggggggaggggaggttAGGGTTCAAGGGGGGATTGGGGTTCCCATGGATGTGGGGGGGACAAAGGGAGTGAGGGGGGTCCCAGGGGTATATGGGGATCTCAGAGAGATGTGGATTGTCCACAGAGATATGGGGTGGGTCCAGAAGTGGGGGGATCCCAGGGAGATATGGGGGTCCCAGGGAGGTATGGGGTGGGCTGAGGGATGTGCGGGGAGGGGGAGTCCTAGGAATGTGGGGGTCCTGAGGAGGTGTGAGGATCCCAGGGAGGTGTGGGGGTCCCAGAGACATGTGAGGGTGCTAAAGAGGTTATGGTCCCAGGGAGGTATGGGGATCTCAGAGAGATGTGGGGGTTGCAGGGAGATAAAGGGTGGGCCCAGGGGATTGGGGGGTCCCAAGGACACGTGGGgggcccagggaggtgggggatcCCAGGGACATGTCCGGGGTCTTAGGGAGGTATGGGAATCTCAGAGAGATGTGGGGGTCCCAGGGAGGTATGGGGTGGGCCCAAGGATGTGGGGGTCCTAGGGAGGTGGGTGTCCATGGGGAGGTGGGGGTCCCAGGAATGTGGGGTGGACTCAGGGACATGTGTTGTTtctggggaggtgggggggacGTGGACACTGCCCCACTGCTCACTGCCCTCTCTCCATCAGCTCTCCTGGTGTACCGGGTGTTCAGGAACGAGGCCAGGCGCTCCACCAAAGCGCTGCACGCGCTGCTGCACGGCCTGGCGCTGCTCATCGCGCTCGTTGGTGGGTGCTGTGGGTGGGGGTTGATGGATGGGACCCCCACCCCAGTGCTGACGGGCTCCTCTCTGTAGGCCTCGTGGCCGTCTTTGAGTCGCACCGTGCTAAGGGCATCTCCAACATGTACAGCCTGCACAGCTGGTGTGGGATGGCCGCCTTTGTGCTCTACCTCCTTCAGGTGAGTGCTCGCAGcctgtgaggagctgtgggTTGGTTGCCTGTAGGGCTGAGCACCCTCTGATGTCCCAATAACCTGCAGTGGCTCCTGGGCTGTGGCTTCTTCCTGGTGCCTGGTGCGTCCTTCTCGCTGCGCGGCCGTTACAAACCCCATCACATCTTCATTGGCATCGCCCTCTTTGCCTTCTCCATCGCCACCTGTCTGTTGGGCATCACTGAGATGCTGCTCTTCAACATCAGGTGCGTGACTGACCTGGGAGGGTTGTAGCCCCTGGATCCCCATTAAGGGCTACTCCAGCCTCAGCTTGTGGGGCAGAGCCCAGCCCCTGCCCAGGCTGTGGTTCTATGGCTGTGAATCGCCCTGAAGGTTTGAGTTGTGCTGGTGCTGAGTCACTTCCCAGATGCTGTTTAATAGGGGCCTGCAGCAGCTTTTTCCTTTGGTCCTAATGTGGAATACAATCAGCAATgtggctgctctgcagacagATGCGTGCATAACCACACTGGGAAGCTCAGGTCCCCCCAAAAACCTCTGCCCAATTGCTGGGAGGATGCAAGAATGTCCCTCAGCTGCGTGATGTGGGGCCAGGCTGCTTGTAGGGTCTCTCTGCAAAGCAGTCTCACTTTTTGCTCTGACTGGGGACAAAGGACCCTTCCCAGTGTCTATACCTGTCTGTGGAGATACCACAGCTTTCTccaggaagaggaagatgaggatgaGAGGGGTTCCAACCCTGGTAGGGATGGTCACCCACGCCGCAAAGCTCAAGCATCCCCCTCTGCACCCACAGGGACTCCTACAGCAACTTTGTGCCAGAGGGAGTCCTGGCCAacgtgctggggctgctgctggtggcctTTGGGTTGGTGGTGGGCTACGTGCTGACACGTGATGACTGGAAGCGGGCACCGCTGGCTGAGGAGATGGCCCTGTCCATGGACTTCAAGACCCTCACGGAGGGTGAGAGCCCCGGAGGCAGCCAGTGAGGCCCCCAGCGATGCCCTCAGCTGCCCGGTCCTGGTGGATGTTGGATGTCTCCGTGTGCCTCAGCTCCATGCCCAGTGTTAGTGAGCAGAGCCTTTGCTCAGGGCTCCCTCTGCATCTCCTGCTCTATGTGCAAATGGAGCTGCCATCACATACAGTGTCCCCAGACTCAGCATTTCCCTACTGCCAACCTCCAAAGTCCATTCCCATCTCTTCATGCCAAGCAGCAGATCAGATGCGTCCCATCACCGACACTTCTACTTGCTCTCAGCCCACACCCTATAGGGCTGCAGCCACCAAAGTTCCCCTGCAGCTCCGAGTGATGCCATGTTCATCCGTGCAATTTAATGTCTGTGTTCAAAAtgcttttcccctctttcaCCATGTGTTGTCTGCAAAGTGAACGCTCCTGCCTTAATAAATACTTGCAGCTAACCCTGCCTCTTACCAGCGCTCATCATTTCGAGTACCCCAATGCACTTCCCATTGCACCGGgatgggcagagctgggctgctccCACCCACACTTGCTGCCATTTGGGATCATTCATGTCAGGTTGAGAAGAACCATCAGTCCAAAGGCTGTTTCCAAGTGTTAACCATTTATAAATAagtacatttgttttttttttcatacatacAGTTTTCATTGTACAGATTACAATCTGTATACATTGGAGTGAGGGGGAGGgagtgggaggggggggaaatgCATTCTTTTGAACTTTTCACATCTATCTCACAGCTCACATGTACAGACAAGAAAACTCTGCTCAAGCAaatacagcaaaggaaaaaatatgttttcttctttccttataTGTGACAGGCGAAGGCCTCCGCTGTCCGCAGGGGGTGTTCTCCCCACTGCACAATGTCACAACTGTGTGGTGTTCAATATATCATCAGTAGAGAGAACAGAACATGCATTGAATAATATACTGTACAGAGAAAGTCCTTTACATCGGAATTATAgaaaagctaaaggaaaatTAAGTGTCTTAAAGATCTTCCCAGCAAGTGTCTCGAAGGATGGCAAccaggggggggggggattgtACAAATCACAAAGTGTGCATACTGTACAGGTCTGTACCAACTCGGATCCTCTCGGAAGTGAAGACAGAAACAAGAGACAAAAACGTTGAATGCAACACTATGGGAAAAGGGAACGCCTGGCAGGAACGACGCCTGCGGCGCTGGAAGTCCACACCAGTCCGTAAGTCAGCGGCGCAGCGAGGAGCGAAGGCGAAGCGACCGCCTCTCCTGGGTAAAGGAGAGCCCACCTGGCCCAACCCCGCGGGGTCCCGGCGCCCACCTGCCTCCCGCGGGGCTCCCCCAGGAGGGATGAAGTCCTTCTTGCAAAGCTGGCGTGGCACTGAGACGCGGCGGTGGCCGGGAGGGGAGGACGCAGCGGATCCCATTGGTGTCCGTTCAGTGTAGCGGGTGACGATCGCGTTGAGCTTCGGTTTTAAGTCTCGGGTGGATCTGGAGCAGTCCCAGTGAGATCCAGCTGCCGGTCAGGAGTTGGACACGAACGCACCTTGCTAAAGAATTGAGCCCTTAGTGGTTTAGATTAGAAAAAAGAGTTTGATTGAATGAAAATCCAGCAATTATCcaaacaaatctgaaaaaaaagcagattgaCTTTTCACCGTTGTGCTTGTGTCCAAACGCACCCCAGCGGCGTCGGGGAGCGCAACCAGCTGGGAGTGAAGGCGTCCTTTGCGGAGGTCCCCGTGCCACGCCGTGCCCTCAGCCCTTCTCACCACACCATCAATCACAGCCAGGAGTTGTCGGAGACCCCGAAGACAAATCCGAGCCCAAAGCCACCAAGGAGTGACCCAGGACCTCCTCTGCAACCAACAGGCACGGCGGCTTGCTTGTTTCTCTAGGTAAGGCGGAGCTGGCACTTGGGTTCAAGCTAGACTTCTTCTGGGTAACCCTGAATTCACAACTGCCTTTGTACGAGGGGACTGCATGGCCACCCGTTCCGTACCACCCCGCTTCAGGACCTAACCCACATATGGCTTAGGCgtgatgcacacacacagtttaCGCAAGCTAAGCGGGTTTCTTTACAGCCATGtgaaattgggaaaaaaaaaaaaacaaaaaacaaccaacaaccaaacacaacaaaattCAGCCCTGGATGAAGCAGCGCAGGGTGGGCAGCCCAAGTTCCACCTCTGGAGCTGGATGAAGGACCTCAGCTTTGGAACAGCTTCCCTTTGCCAAGCACTTCCATCGGTCCCTCACAGCTGTTGTCAGAGCCCTCCAATGTCATGCCCAGCATGTAGGGCCAGCAGCACGACCACACGATGCAGGCAACCTGCCTGGCACCGCAGCATCCTCCATCCCGGGGCACAAACCAGAACCATGTGAGTCTACAATGGGGCACAAACCATTACCATGTGAATCTACACCAGGGCACAAACCAATACCAAGTGAATTTACACCAGAGCACAAACCAGAACTGTGTGATTCCAAACCAGGGCACAAACCAGAACCGTGACcccacacagtgctgcagcagccccacactgaGGTTGTGGCTCTACAATACAGAGAATGAGGGAcatctgctggtgctgcagctcagtACAGGCATGTGCTCCCACACTGCTGACCGAATGCACCGCAAGAGCCAAATCCAGAGGGTTTCCTAGTTGCCAGTCATCTCAGTGCAACCTAAAGGACCCCGCAAGATGCGAGAAACCCAGATGGGAGTTACTGAAAGAAGCTGAAGGCACAGCGCAACGTGGGGCACGACGGTCTGCAGCAAAGACCTGGCAGTGAGGGGACATGGGGCAAGATCAGAGCAATGAGGGCACTTCACAAAGGGACCACAAACACACACCGACCTCTGCTCCTGCACGAGCAAACCCGAGCGTGATGCTGGGGGGAGATGGCGGCTCCTCACCCCTATAAGAACTGCTGGGGAAGCGCCTTAAAGCCACTGCAAAGGCCATCGTGTTTGAAAGTGACTCCGCTTATTGATGCTTATGTACAAGAGTTGGTCCTTGTGCAAGAGATGCAACAACTCcttgggttgtttgttttttttttttttttcccttttttctctttttttttttttttgaaaaatacaCTAAGAGACGAGAGCTGCTTTGCTATTTCCTAACGAGGACACTACTCACACTTAAGTACCCAGTATTTATCAGAGGAACAAATTCTAACAGTAAAGTGCACCCACGTACAAGAGAGAACAGATGGAAAGCCATTAGTGCAAGAATCCCGTGAAAACGCAACACTTGCTATTGTGACAAACCCACACGCTGCACTACTCCAGTGTTGTCTCCGTGGTGTGCCTGCAGTGAgagctgtgttttggttttatcCTTAAAACACCTTCACACCTTCACATCTGGGGGCCATGGGgcagtgagcagcacagagaaTGCAGCTCTCCAAGTGtgagctctgctgagcagcagagcgGGGCTGAGCTTGGTTCCTTTTCCCACTCCAAGAAGCAACTGAAGGCAGAAAGCTGCTCGTGTTTGGAAAGATGAGGGGAAGGGGTTTTCTCCTTGCAAAGCAAAACTGCTTCCAAAAGAGGGATGCACAGCAGCACGCTGATTCcaaggagagaagcagcactgctggtgctCCCCCCAGCCCTGTGAGAAAGCAAAGGTCGGGGCTGAGCTGCACTGCAGAAGCAACAAGTCAACCTCAATGCAAACACTGCCCTGGACAAATACacaacagcagaagcagaggaaaagccCAGGATGCTCTTGGCATGTCTGTGAGCCATAAGGACCCGCCGTACCCAGCTTGGGCTGAGCACGACCACCACTGGGGCTGGCTTAGCTCCAAACCCACCTGCACCGCTGAGGCTGAGCGCTGCAGTTTGGTTCAAGGCATTCAGCAAACTACATCCAGATTTGGGTAGCCCTTTGGAAACATCAACAGGTTTTGCTCACTCTTCCTGCTCAGCACCAGATCCCTTTCTTGCTCCACAAGGCCacagatggggccctgggcagcttaaGCTGGGGagggcacccagcccacagcagggctcggagctgggagggctgtaaggtcccttccaatccaaccaCCCCATGGTTCTATGACTTTGCTGTTAAGAGCTGATATGGGTGAGGCTCGGCGGTGGGCAACAGGCactatttttgctttaaaacaagcTCCAGCTTTATCACTCATCCAACCAATCGCCCTCAGCAATGGAAAGGCAAATTACAAAGCAAGCAGCACTAAGTGAAGCACTGGTAAAGAAGTCCCTCCACTCATCCCAAGAAACGCCAGGGAACAACTGGAAAATTCAGTACAAAGGTTTCTGGAAGCGTCCCCCACTATTCCCACTGCCTTGATGTGACTTGTGTTTGATTTATAAAacataagagaaaaaacaaccaaaccacaaaaaaaaaaaaaaaaaagtcccgAAACAGAGcacataaataaattataaatatcCCTCTTTTAACTAAAGGTCCTTAAAGAGCAAAGCACCATCTCTGCCGTCTATAGGTAGAGAACAGAGCAATTGCTTTCCAAGATTTTGGGATGGATCCTGCAACCTTAAGTGACTTTGTCACCGGACTCATCCCATCCCGGAGCCACAGCGCCACGTTACGCATCCCAGCCAAGAAATAAACTGTGGGTTTCCTTTTTGGAAAGGATTTCCTCATCGAAAAGACAGAACACCATAAAAAGCCCCGAAATAAATGAAAACCCCAACGTTCAAGCTGTCCTGGTGATAAATGTGGTGCCACGTGTGTGGGATGCAGCCATCAGCTAAAGGGGCGACCGAGCTGTGGTCCCACTCCTAACCCAGTTCCCTTGGCTGATGAATGCGCCATCTCTGAGCACCTGCAAAGTGCCCATGAGTAAACCAAGGTCAGGGCACCCAGATggcaaagcagcaaagcaccGGGTGACCCCCACCCCTTCCAGCAGTGTAAGCAACTCATTAAATACAATTCCAACCGCGATGCTGCACACTGGTCAAGAAGGGTGGGTGCTGTGCATTGCTACAAAtgatgctctgctctgtgtgagcaAAGAGAATGTTGGGAAGGGAATGGCCTTGCTGCGTGGCAGCCTGCAGATGCAGGCTCTTGGGAtacctgctctgctcccactgaGATCTGTCATCAGTAAGAGCTCATTGAGACAAAAGAAACTAATTGAAATCAGACACAATTGTCTCCTGAAAAAGATCCGGTTACCTCCCACTGTGTAGGGGATGTTCCTGGCCTACCCTGCACCACGTACTGGGATATCCTGGTTGGCAGCTGCCAAGTGAGGGAGCTCAGCTGGAATTGGGCAATGTACTGCTTGGCTGATGGTGGCTTCACAGTCAGCTGGGGGGACAGAAGGGCTGGAGAGCGTGCATGGTGTCTGATCACCGCACCAAGTACCGGAGAAACGTGGTCATGTCGCTaccaaagagaaataataataataataataataataataataataataataataataataataataataataataataatatgcatGGAAATCAAGCTTGGAAGTGTGTGCTGCAAACATAAAGGTCTTACTCCAACAAGCGTCTCTTACACATTAGACTCCACAAATGGTCTCTTTGGTTTGATTGGGGATGTCTGCCCTTGCCGGGAGTCCCGGGAGAGCTGCCTGTACAGGTTGTCCTGGTAGGCCTGTGCCACCGGCAGCGTCCTCGCCACCTTCACATCGGGGTACGAAGAGGCTTGGGTGACTCTCTCCAGGAGGTCTCCCCGGGACCCATTGGCCAGCATCCCATGGGGGCTGTAATAGTCTTCCTCTAGCAAATGGCCATTCTGTGCATTGTTGGTTTTGTTATAAAAGGCAATGTTGCTGATTGAAGAAGGTGGGCTAAATGATTCCGGCTGGGGGAGATTGCCAGGAGACGTAGGGCTAATTACAGTGTCCACTGACGACACGGCCCAGGTCCGGTTCTGCTGATGGAGGTGGGGGTACTGCTGAGTCCGAGCTGTTTTATCAATGATTCCCATGAACGGCGTGGTCCGGGAACGGGCCGGTTCGCTGGGGTACCCACCCTGCGTGGGGGACACCGGGGACAGCTCGTCGCACGCCCTGTCATAGGCCGGCTTGAGAGGGATCTCCATCTGCTGGATCGAGGCGGAGGGGCGGAAGTTGGGCGTCAGGTTggaggtggatgagatgctaTTGCTGGAGGGAGAGAAGCGCAGGCCGACGCTTTGCGAATGGAGCAGCGGCCTCGGGGTGGGAGGGTGAGGCTTGATTTCGCTGGGGTTGACGCTGATGGGTCTCCGGATGAGGTGGGACACGTCTGGCGAGCCGAGCTGGCCGGAGGGCAGGGATGAACGCTCCAGGTCCAGCTTCGAGTGGCACATGGGGTAATAGGAAGCCGACTGGCTGCGCCCGATCTGGGGTGTCTGGCTGTACCTCATGCCCCCCCTGTACGCCGAGGACGGCCTCTGCGGAAGGTCTTCCTTGGCCAGCCCTCCATGCTGGCAGATGGCCCCTGCACTGAGGCTGGCCTGCACGTGCTGCACGGGCCGGCTGTCCCCTACGATCCCCCCAATGGAGCCCTGGTACACCAGCCTGCTCTGGTTGACCCCCATCTCCCCCGCCGCTGCCTGATACTTGCTGGCCATCGAGTGGGCAACCTGGCTGTACGCACCGGTGGGGATGACGGTGCTGGAGTGAACagctgagctgggctggttGCTCCGAACGATCTGTGCCTTTGCTGGCTGCAGCCTCAGGCCCTGCTGCGGCACAGCCACGGGCAGCTGGGGCATCTGGAAGGAGCGCTGTGACATTTTGGATAGCGGGGACTTGGGCCTGCCAGGAAGCGGGCTGACGGCGCTGGGTTCTTGCTGATAGCGAACTGGGGAGCCCGACTGCGACCTGTACACGCTCATGCTGTCTGCGGGGGGGCTGGCACGGTACTGAGGGCCTCTGCgaagaggagaaggaggtggGCTCTGATATTCCTTCCCCTGGCTCCCCACGGGAGGTGGGCTGAAGCGGTACGAGGAGCCCTGGTGGGCAGGAGAGGTGTGCGGAGGACTGGGCCGGTAATGGGAGTTCTGGTGTGTCGGAGACAGAGTGGGAGATGTGGACTGGTAGCCCTGCCTGGTGGGAGAGCCCACCGAGCTGTTGGACCTGAAATCAAAGACCTGATGGGAGCCGAGGGGTGAGCCAGAAATATAGGCTGAGTCCCGATGAGCTGGGGATGGAGGCGGGCTCTGGATGATGGGAAGCCCTTGGTTTGGCCTGGACTCTGTCTGCAAGCCAATGGAAATGTTCTCAACGTCCTGCTCAAGGTACTCCTCCTCGAAAATGTCTTGCACAGAATACAGCTCTTCGTGCTGGGCTTCGGGCTCGGGCTCTGCTGGCAGCggggatggctgctgctgctgctgctgctgctgttgctgctgctgctgctgcacctgcCGGCACTCCTCCTCCACCCGCAGCAGCAGCCGCTGGATCTCACGGTTGTTGGGGCACAGCTTGATGGCCTCGTTCAGGTCCTCCAGGGCTGCTGCAAACTGCCTGCTCGACAAAGGGACAGAAAGGAGAACTGAAGTTACTCTGCATTCAAATAGAGCCGTTCTCGGAGGATATCAGGGGTTAAGTGGCTTTGTCCAGTTTACTGTGACcgctgcagctggctgctgccctACAACCCTCCCTGGGATTTATTTTACCCCACCTGAAGGTAAACACTGCCAGCCACACTACGAAGAGGGGAAAATACGGTCCCGAGATGGCACAACCCAGCCTAGCAGAACACCTCTGCAGCGTGCATTACGGGCTGACTGATTACTCCTCACAGCACCACCATGAGCCCTGCCCTGTGTTAGCAAAGGCAAAGCCaaagcagctgagctcactGTAGCCGTAAACAAGTGCAGCTCTGATGGAATTGCAGCTGCTGATGCCAGTGAAAACGTCACTTCTGCCCACTGGCAAACACACACGGCgtcagagctggctgcaggacCCAGGGGTTCCCAGGGGCAGTGCTTCAGGCTCAGCTGTCTCTCCAGTTTTGCAATGGGTTTGGCTAACTTCTGCAGAATGAAGGGTCTGAGCAATGTTAGCAAGCTTGAAACCTCCCCAGCGATGGTGTGGCAATGGTAAGGCTGTGAGGAGTTTGGCTTTGGAGTAGAACCATCCATCTGACTGTGACTGTGATCTGGAGGATGATCCCCTCCCTGGGCTGGACACGCCAACgcctcagcctgctgctctatcacagagagagaaaaactccccagcacctcccagcagcagcctgagcttTTGCACGGCCCACTGGAATCCAGGtgcaagaaggaaaagcctTGTTCCCTAGATGTGCTGACCTCAGGGTTGCTGCGCaaacagggaaacaaacaagGGCAGAAGTGATCATGGTTTCTGTTAGAGAGACCTGGGGAGAAAAGGATGCTTGTATGCCTGGGGGCTGACATCATCTGGAGCCCAGTTCTTACACTTCCTTAAagcattctggaaacaatggagGGGAAAGCCATGAAAGGAAAGGCTCAAGGTCAGCATGGCTCAGCTGAGGGGCTCCTCTGCAGAACAGAAGGTcagggctgcactgcaggaggagcaggcagCCCCATGGGGGGTCACTTCCAGGGGGAAAACATGGGAATGCCATGGGCTCCAGATGCACAGAAAGGCCATGCTGCACAGCTCAGCGCTCTGAGGGCCGCAAGCACAACAGCTGGTACAGTCACTGCATGATTGgtcaccagcactgccctgcaaGCAGTCCTGCAAGGCAAGGAGCTGGGGATTTAAGGTCAGACAAAAGCACTGTGATGAGCAGGAGCCTGCCCTTTCACATCATGTGAATCACATTTTGCTTTGAGTCCAAGCTGAGGTTGAACTGAAGtgtcttttaaaaagaacaCCCAGTCTTGGTGTAAAGGCTCCCGGTGCAGCACAGTGTTCAGACAAAGATGAatgcttcaaaaacatttatGCTCCATATTGTCATCTCATGAAGTTCCTTTGCCACTTCTTCACATGGGGACACTCACACAGAGCTGCATGCActcagctttctcttccagtttcCTCACCTGCTGCTGCGTTTGGCTCTTGCTCTTGCATAGAAAGCTTCATAAGATTT is part of the Excalfactoria chinensis isolate bCotChi1 chromosome 24, bCotChi1.hap2, whole genome shotgun sequence genome and harbors:
- the CYB561 gene encoding transmembrane ascorbate-dependent reductase CYB561, which translates into the protein MDGSPSPASPAGLSAYVAVSQLLGLTMLAATGAWLGRYRGGVAWQSPLQFNTHPLCMVLGMVFLQGDALLVYRVFRNEARRSTKALHALLHGLALLIALVGLVAVFESHRAKGISNMYSLHSWCGMAAFVLYLLQWLLGCGFFLVPGASFSLRGRYKPHHIFIGIALFAFSIATCLLGITEMLLFNIRDSYSNFVPEGVLANVLGLLLVAFGLVVGYVLTRDDWKRAPLAEEMALSMDFKTLTEGESPGGSQ